From Nitratidesulfovibrio vulgaris str. Hildenborough, a single genomic window includes:
- a CDS encoding type II secretion system protein, translating to MKRLHEQRKGQKGFTLIEIIAVLVILGILAAVAVPRYFQLQTNAAQRAADATAAELQARINQLFARELITANGVCATALAGMDTREAALWEGAAGTLSGWTTNPTAFNFATDAGDTIDVAFTNADVSATPLTAQVTLPSCP from the coding sequence ATGAAGAGATTGCATGAACAGCGGAAGGGGCAGAAGGGTTTCACCCTCATCGAAATCATCGCCGTGCTCGTTATTCTTGGCATTCTGGCTGCAGTGGCAGTACCTAGGTATTTCCAGCTTCAAACTAACGCTGCGCAGCGTGCAGCTGATGCGACAGCAGCGGAACTCCAAGCCCGAATCAACCAGCTTTTTGCTCGTGAACTTATTACTGCAAACGGTGTCTGCGCTACCGCTCTTGCAGGCATGGACACTCGTGAAGCCGCACTCTGGGAAGGAGCTGCAGGCACCCTCAGTGGCTGGACGACCAACCCAACAGCCTTCAACTTTGCGACGGACGCGGGTGACACAATCGACGTGGCCTTTACGAACGCTGATGTCAGTGCAACCCCTCTGACAGCACAAGTAACCCTTCCGTCTTGCCCGTAG
- a CDS encoding type II secretion system F family protein: MASFSYTARNENGVKMEGVIDAESTEAARAILFSRGYVPLEVKAGAGGGFSLGLGALADALSPIPPKELILFTKQFRTLFQAGIPITQLLQVLQNQTEHKRLKAIAAEMSQAIMGGATLYDAFRAHPKVFSELYCSMMRAGEASGALGEVMDRLVYLLEHEHKIRSDIKSALRYPKMVMGALAVAFFVLLNLVIPKFVLIFSQARITLPWPTKIAIGMHYVFSTYWYVVLAVVVAGTVAYKYWVRTEDGRYWRDRLVLRLPGVGPVIQKSVMARFASIFAILQSSGVSVLDALDVLNNTIGNAAIAREFTRIQDQLREGRGIAEPLRTARFFTPLVVNMVAIGEESGSLDAMLNDVARHYDEEVEYAVAGMAEAIGPVLIVALAAVVGFFALAIFMPMWDLTQMAGKR, translated from the coding sequence ATGGCAAGCTTCAGCTATACCGCCCGCAACGAGAACGGGGTGAAGATGGAAGGCGTCATCGACGCCGAAAGCACCGAAGCGGCGCGTGCCATCCTGTTCAGCCGGGGCTATGTACCGCTGGAGGTGAAGGCGGGCGCGGGCGGCGGCTTTTCGCTGGGGCTGGGTGCACTGGCGGATGCGCTTTCACCCATTCCCCCCAAGGAACTCATTCTCTTCACCAAGCAGTTTCGCACGCTCTTTCAGGCGGGCATTCCCATCACCCAGTTGTTGCAGGTGTTGCAGAATCAGACCGAACACAAGCGGTTGAAAGCCATCGCCGCCGAGATGTCGCAAGCCATCATGGGTGGCGCCACACTGTACGACGCATTCCGCGCCCACCCCAAGGTGTTCAGTGAACTCTATTGTTCCATGATGCGGGCGGGCGAAGCCTCTGGCGCACTGGGCGAGGTGATGGACCGCCTCGTCTACCTGCTGGAACATGAGCACAAGATACGTTCAGACATCAAGTCCGCCCTGCGTTACCCCAAGATGGTCATGGGTGCGCTGGCAGTGGCATTCTTCGTATTGCTCAACCTCGTCATTCCCAAATTCGTGCTCATCTTCTCGCAAGCCAGAATCACCCTTCCGTGGCCCACCAAGATAGCCATCGGTATGCATTATGTTTTTTCTACCTACTGGTATGTGGTGCTGGCGGTGGTGGTGGCGGGCACCGTCGCCTACAAGTACTGGGTACGCACCGAAGACGGCAGGTACTGGCGCGACAGACTCGTGCTGCGACTGCCGGGGGTGGGTCCCGTCATCCAGAAGTCGGTCATGGCGCGTTTCGCCTCCATCTTCGCCATCTTGCAATCCAGCGGCGTTTCAGTGCTGGATGCGCTGGACGTACTGAACAACACCATCGGCAACGCAGCCATCGCCCGCGAATTCACCCGCATTCAAGACCAGTTGCGTGAAGGCAGGGGCATTGCCGAACCTTTGCGCACCGCCCGCTTCTTCACCCCTCTGGTGGTGAACATGGTCGCCATCGGGGAGGAATCGGGCAGTCTCGACGCCATGCTCAATGACGTGGCACGACACTACGACGAAGAAGTGGAATACGCCGTGGCGGGCATGGCGGAAGCCATCGGTCCTGTGCTCATCGTCGCCCTCGCGGCGGTGGTGGGCTTCTTCGCCCTCGCCATCTTCATGCCCATGTGGGACCTCACGCAGATGGCTGGCAAGCGCTAG
- a CDS encoding GspE/PulE family protein, which yields MRKRVRLGELLVEAGIISDEQLKVALRDHKKSGLRLGQFLIKTGVCREGDVVATVSRQLRIDRYSPQDFPLSLNMAERLPLETAQKCNAVPLQQHGHVLVVAMTDPLDIDACDTIEFATNSEVEPVICTEQEFNQLFSAVYGMFTNLDGVIESLGDLHTATAAKTETEDRDVALEELASQADLAPVVRLVNSILAQAVREGASDVHISPEKDSRQVRFRIDGKLREAPAPPKNVAPAMVSRLKILGNMDIAVTRVPQDGRFTMNLDNREINVRVSSIPTIYGENMVLRLLDMSGRDYTLDQLGMEQTDHTVIKRVIHKPYGMILSTGPTGSGKSTSLYAILKSINTPEINIITLEDPVEYRIGGIRQVQLNRKAGMTFASGLRSILRQDPDVVMVGEIRDAETASIAVQAALTGHLVLSTLHTNDAAGAVTRLIDMGIEPFLVSSVMLASFAQRLVRRVCPNCAEPYDPPHAALAAFGIDPAEGHDGRSRFLKGRGCFHCAHTGYRGRTGLFEILPMVPEIQELVVRRSSTQVIANTAIEAGLMRTLVQDAALKVRAGITTVEEAATAVMLQG from the coding sequence GTGCGTAAGCGAGTGAGGTTGGGAGAACTGCTGGTAGAAGCCGGCATCATAAGCGACGAGCAGCTCAAGGTGGCCCTGCGCGACCACAAGAAGAGCGGGCTCAGGCTTGGCCAGTTCCTCATCAAGACGGGCGTGTGCCGCGAGGGCGACGTCGTCGCCACCGTGAGTCGCCAGCTGCGTATCGACCGCTACTCCCCGCAGGACTTTCCGCTGAGTCTCAACATGGCGGAACGCCTGCCGCTTGAGACGGCGCAGAAGTGCAACGCCGTACCGCTGCAACAGCACGGGCATGTGCTTGTGGTGGCGATGACCGACCCGCTGGACATCGACGCCTGCGACACCATCGAATTCGCCACCAACAGCGAAGTCGAGCCTGTCATCTGCACAGAGCAGGAATTCAACCAGCTGTTCAGCGCCGTCTACGGCATGTTCACCAATCTCGACGGTGTGATAGAGAGCCTCGGCGACCTGCACACCGCCACCGCAGCCAAGACCGAGACCGAAGACCGCGACGTGGCCCTCGAAGAACTCGCCAGTCAGGCAGACCTCGCCCCCGTGGTGCGGCTGGTCAACTCCATTCTGGCACAGGCGGTGCGCGAGGGCGCCAGCGACGTGCACATCAGCCCCGAGAAAGACTCCAGACAGGTGCGCTTCCGCATCGACGGCAAGCTGCGCGAAGCCCCCGCCCCGCCCAAGAACGTGGCCCCCGCCATGGTCTCGCGCCTGAAGATTCTGGGCAACATGGACATCGCCGTCACCCGCGTGCCGCAAGACGGTCGCTTCACCATGAATCTCGACAACCGCGAAATCAACGTGCGCGTGTCCAGCATTCCCACCATCTACGGTGAGAACATGGTCTTGCGTCTTCTCGACATGAGCGGACGCGACTACACCCTCGACCAGCTGGGCATGGAACAGACCGACCACACCGTCATCAAGCGGGTCATCCACAAGCCCTACGGCATGATACTCTCCACCGGCCCCACGGGCAGCGGCAAATCCACCAGCCTGTACGCCATCCTCAAGAGCATCAACACGCCGGAAATCAACATCATCACCCTTGAAGACCCGGTGGAATACCGCATCGGCGGCATCCGTCAGGTGCAACTCAACCGCAAGGCGGGCATGACCTTCGCCAGCGGTCTGCGTTCCATCCTGCGTCAGGACCCCGACGTGGTGATGGTGGGTGAGATACGTGACGCCGAAACCGCCTCTATCGCGGTACAGGCGGCCCTCACCGGTCACCTTGTGCTCTCCACCCTGCACACCAACGACGCGGCGGGTGCGGTCACACGCCTCATCGACATGGGTATCGAACCGTTTCTCGTCTCATCGGTCATGCTCGCCTCGTTCGCGCAACGTCTGGTGCGCCGCGTGTGCCCCAACTGCGCCGAACCCTATGACCCGCCCCATGCCGCGCTGGCTGCCTTCGGCATCGACCCCGCAGAGGGGCACGACGGCAGGTCGCGCTTCCTCAAGGGGCGCGGCTGCTTCCATTGCGCCCACACGGGCTACCGCGGGCGTACGGGGCTGTTCGAGATTCTGCCCATGGTGCCAGAGATACAGGAACTTGTGGTACGCCGTTCGTCCACGCAGGTCATCGCCAACACCGCCATCGAAGCGGGGCTGATGCGTACCCTCGTGCAGGACGCCGCCCTCAAGGTACGGGCTGGCATCACCACCGTCGAAGAGGCGGCGACCGCCGTCATGTTGCAGGGGTAG
- the pilQ gene encoding type IV pilus secretin PilQ, whose amino-acid sequence MRFTNTILMTTFTALLAVALVAGCASKKKDETDPFFSKWQSLASNSTGFSPPKVVRDVKPKTLLRQEEVTAKQEEQKRPLPQMPVTLKLHNVDVGVALRSLAAAANTSIIVSPGVKGTASINVNRVPWEDVFKGILASNALDFAWRGELIQVMTLADKKAEVERELLETQRMAQQLKGRKVGPLVTSVIEVRYAEAAELKKNLEGFLSKDEQNKPVGAVVVDTHTNSLIVQAVEDDLSKIITLVNNLDKPRAQILLKAHIVEATRDTARDLGIQWGGVGRSGNMGDGNRMWVTPGGSGPTKPTDPQAGGGVPVIPPGGLSGQGFGMNFPVNKAGKTAMGSLGLMFGTIGGNMLEVQLSALQDNGKLNILSSPSISTLDNQMAFTENGEKVPYVSTNAQGDREVKFEDAVLRLEITPHVIDESNLKLKVQVKKDEVDLTRTVEGNPFIIKKQTETTLIVQDGETVVISGLTKERSSTRRQGLPYLQDVEGIGALFGNDSKANKLEDVLIFITPAILPYREETSVN is encoded by the coding sequence ATGCGCTTCACGAACACGATACTGATGACCACGTTCACGGCTCTACTCGCCGTCGCGCTCGTCGCAGGTTGCGCCAGCAAGAAGAAGGACGAGACCGACCCATTCTTCAGCAAGTGGCAGAGCCTCGCCAGCAATTCCACGGGCTTCTCGCCGCCCAAGGTGGTGCGCGACGTCAAGCCCAAGACGCTGCTGCGTCAGGAAGAGGTCACCGCCAAGCAAGAAGAGCAGAAGCGCCCGCTGCCGCAGATGCCCGTCACCCTCAAACTGCACAATGTCGACGTGGGCGTGGCCCTTCGCAGTCTTGCCGCCGCCGCCAACACCAGCATCATCGTCAGCCCCGGCGTCAAGGGCACGGCCAGCATCAACGTGAACAGGGTGCCGTGGGAAGACGTGTTCAAGGGCATTCTCGCCAGCAACGCGCTCGATTTCGCATGGCGTGGCGAGCTCATTCAGGTGATGACCCTCGCCGACAAGAAGGCAGAGGTCGAACGCGAACTGCTCGAGACGCAACGCATGGCGCAGCAACTCAAGGGCCGCAAGGTGGGGCCGCTGGTGACCTCGGTCATCGAGGTGCGTTACGCCGAAGCTGCTGAACTCAAGAAGAACCTTGAAGGCTTCCTCAGCAAGGACGAACAGAACAAGCCCGTGGGCGCCGTGGTCGTGGACACGCATACCAACTCGCTCATCGTACAGGCCGTTGAGGACGACCTTTCCAAGATCATCACGCTCGTCAACAACCTCGACAAGCCCCGCGCACAGATACTGCTCAAGGCGCACATCGTCGAAGCCACGCGCGACACCGCGCGCGACCTTGGCATCCAGTGGGGTGGCGTGGGTCGTTCCGGCAACATGGGCGACGGCAACCGCATGTGGGTAACCCCCGGCGGTTCGGGGCCCACCAAGCCCACAGACCCGCAGGCAGGAGGCGGCGTACCTGTCATCCCGCCGGGCGGCCTCAGCGGGCAGGGCTTCGGCATGAACTTCCCGGTGAACAAGGCGGGCAAGACGGCCATGGGTTCGCTGGGCCTCATGTTCGGCACCATCGGCGGCAACATGCTCGAAGTGCAGCTTTCGGCCCTGCAGGACAATGGCAAGCTCAACATCCTCTCGTCGCCCTCCATCTCCACGCTGGACAACCAGATGGCGTTCACCGAGAACGGCGAGAAGGTACCTTACGTATCCACCAACGCACAGGGCGACCGCGAAGTGAAGTTCGAAGACGCGGTGCTGCGCCTTGAAATCACCCCGCACGTCATCGACGAGTCCAACCTCAAGCTCAAGGTGCAGGTCAAGAAGGACGAGGTCGACCTTACCCGCACGGTTGAGGGCAACCCCTTCATCATCAAGAAGCAGACCGAGACGACGCTCATCGTGCAGGACGGCGAGACGGTGGTCATCTCCGGCCTCACCAAGGAACGCAGCAGCACCCGCAGACAGGGCCTGCCCTACCTGCAGGATGTAGAGGGCATCGGCGCGCTGTTCGGCAACGACTCGAAGGCGAACAAGCTTGAGGACGTGCTGATATTCATCACGCCCGCCATCCTGCCCTACCGCGAGGAAACCAGCGTCAACTAG
- a CDS encoding type IV pilus biogenesis protein PilM: MMGLKADATATGRLVDIIRNGRAGPAAARPQSSPAGGLFSLFGTNGRDRRTIGVAWRNQTLFLAETRLGSATPPVLQGVQVTPIPAGMRPGDDTFAVFLRKQISEFCGTMPDIDIWTALPDEQAEQWHFRIAKVPPKERDEVAYWTAKKEHDFDERQSVFDCVIGDELIEQGVPKFPVSATIAGRAALHDMRNIIQRTGFALKGVTTRAAAMQNLFSSGWVSAGCEQYAVVHMDEDWTRIDIYSGTSVMVSRVVKTGFASIIRAVVESYMPTPVFADMPPAGQDVPANIPGEAQVRERLLEESMGDMQCAVATPLTHSIDALHERIAPAIDRLLRQLERTMGHFTNTLGYPQISKLFVATPGGCLRPLLEQFSQYLGLPCASLHSLRGAMTPGAELDLAKLPAEHRETVWAIGLSLSHEGRTQNCVHTFRERRQEDKRLRLCRHIAIGSAVAVALTAVFASYTGTQLAAAKHRQQELRQKLAAFGETMDEQKMMLASVQVQSLRKAVRALSEHQVGVAFVSELSSVTPEAVRLSGVRLTRVEPQPATSGKKPAQADEKVQGSAMAIVTGTVSGDILQREAALADFLYRLERSPLVLSVTVEKKGAESGLGAETLQFVATLKLV; this comes from the coding sequence ATGATGGGTCTCAAAGCCGATGCAACCGCGACCGGGCGCCTTGTCGACATCATACGCAACGGCAGGGCCGGTCCTGCTGCGGCACGCCCGCAGAGCAGCCCCGCTGGCGGACTGTTTTCGCTCTTTGGCACCAACGGCCGTGACAGACGTACGATTGGCGTTGCATGGCGCAACCAGACCCTGTTCCTTGCCGAGACACGTCTTGGCAGTGCCACTCCTCCCGTACTGCAAGGGGTACAGGTCACCCCCATCCCGGCGGGGATGCGCCCCGGGGACGATACCTTCGCCGTATTCCTCCGCAAGCAGATTTCAGAGTTCTGCGGCACCATGCCAGACATAGACATCTGGACGGCCTTGCCTGACGAACAGGCAGAACAGTGGCACTTTCGCATCGCCAAGGTTCCCCCCAAAGAGCGTGATGAAGTCGCCTACTGGACAGCGAAGAAAGAACACGACTTCGATGAACGCCAGTCGGTGTTCGATTGCGTCATCGGAGACGAACTCATCGAACAGGGTGTGCCCAAGTTTCCAGTGTCTGCCACCATCGCCGGACGCGCCGCCCTGCACGACATGCGCAATATCATCCAGCGAACGGGCTTCGCCCTCAAGGGCGTCACCACGCGCGCAGCCGCCATGCAGAACCTGTTCAGTTCAGGCTGGGTCTCTGCCGGATGCGAGCAATACGCCGTTGTGCATATGGATGAAGACTGGACGCGCATCGACATCTACTCCGGCACTTCGGTGATGGTAAGCCGCGTCGTCAAGACAGGCTTTGCGAGCATCATCCGCGCCGTCGTCGAATCGTACATGCCGACCCCGGTCTTCGCGGATATGCCCCCGGCAGGGCAGGACGTGCCCGCCAACATCCCCGGCGAGGCGCAAGTCCGCGAACGTCTGCTCGAAGAGTCCATGGGTGACATGCAGTGCGCCGTCGCCACCCCGCTCACCCACAGTATCGACGCGCTTCACGAGCGCATCGCCCCTGCCATCGACCGTCTGCTGCGTCAGCTTGAACGCACCATGGGGCATTTCACCAACACTCTCGGCTACCCTCAGATTTCGAAGCTCTTCGTGGCCACCCCCGGTGGCTGCCTCCGCCCGCTTCTCGAGCAGTTTTCGCAATATCTGGGACTCCCCTGCGCAAGCCTGCACTCGTTGCGCGGTGCCATGACGCCGGGAGCGGAACTCGACCTCGCCAAGCTGCCCGCCGAACATCGCGAGACGGTGTGGGCGATAGGCCTCTCGCTCTCGCATGAAGGACGCACGCAGAACTGTGTGCACACCTTCCGCGAACGCCGTCAGGAAGACAAACGCCTGCGTCTGTGCCGCCACATCGCCATAGGCAGTGCCGTCGCCGTTGCGCTGACGGCGGTGTTCGCCTCCTACACGGGCACACAACTTGCGGCGGCGAAGCACAGACAGCAAGAGCTGCGCCAGAAGCTGGCAGCGTTCGGCGAGACCATGGACGAACAGAAGATGATGCTCGCCTCCGTGCAGGTCCAGTCGTTACGCAAGGCCGTGCGTGCCCTTAGTGAGCATCAGGTCGGCGTCGCCTTCGTCTCTGAACTCTCCAGCGTCACCCCCGAGGCCGTGCGCCTTTCGGGGGTGCGTCTTACGCGGGTCGAACCACAACCCGCCACCAGCGGCAAGAAGCCAGCGCAGGCGGACGAGAAGGTACAGGGTTCCGCCATGGCCATCGTCACCGGAACCGTAAGCGGCGACATACTACAGCGAGAGGCGGCTCTTGCCGATTTTCTCTACCGCCTTGAGCGTTCGCCTCTCGTCCTGTCTGTCACCGTCGAGAAGAAGGGGGCCGAAAGCGGCCTCGGGGCTGAAACGCTCCAGTTCGTAGCCACCCTCAAACTGGTGTGA